In Ostrea edulis chromosome 10, xbOstEdul1.1, whole genome shotgun sequence, one genomic interval encodes:
- the LOC125666733 gene encoding ligand-gated ion channel 4-like gives MELPVFFRGLIWLCLISNLVLTYTLTDESQVHTDLLTGYNKDLRPGIDRTYPLNINASFYLFSIKEFDLHSGKFTVTGVFLLNWYDERLVWNPASYNQTNITSIPQNKLWLPNFININPYENIVGLGSNLISVRVLYSGLCNWYALQAFEVICDADVTKYPFDTQYCALKFFIWGYDPQEVNVIFPTTQAILTLYTENGIWEIADSITTTEVNVYGYEEIIVGFYLKRRTAYYIVSLILPISSISLLLGFAFLLPPESGERIGFCTTILLSIVVYLTIIQDQLPEASEPNVSILGYILVSYVSSGAILVVFIIISLRIHNCQSNKPVPQCITRLVLCCRRRQTALDVVEPIESKSGNRIDDEDFAVTWTEVGRCFDKMCFITSIVQFIATLTTFMSLTSP, from the coding sequence ATGGAACTACCCGTCTTCTTTAGGGGACTCATATGGTTGTGCTTGATATCAAATCTAGTATTGACATATACATTAACGGATGAAAGTCAAGTACACACAGATTTGTTGACTGGATATAACAAGGACTTGCGACCAGGGATCGACAGAACTTATCCGCTGAATATAAACGCATCTTTTTATCTGTTTTCGATCAAAGAGTTCGATCTGCATAGTGGGAAATTTACAGTTACGGGTGTGTTTCTATTAAACTGGTATGACGAACGACTTGTCTGGAACCCTGCTTCCTACAACCAGACAAACATCACCTCGATTCCCCAAAATAAATTATGGCTTCCGAATTTCATCAACATCAATCCTTACGAAAACATCGTGGGACTGGGCAGTAATTTGATTTCAGTTAGAGTGCTATACTCTGGACTTTGTAATTGGTACGCTCTCCAAGCTTTTGAGGTCATATGTGATGCTGACGTCACCAAATATCCTTTTGATACACAGtattgtgctttgaaattcttTATTTGGGGGTATGATCCACAGGAAGTGAACGTGATTTTTCCCACAACACAGGCAATTCTCACTTTATATACCGAAAACGGCATTTGGGAAATCGCCGATTCTATAACTACGACGGAAGTAAATGTGTACGGTTATGAGGAAATCATAGTTGGTTTTTATCTGAAACGAAGAACAGCTTACTATATTGTTAGCCTAATATTACCAATAAGTTCAATTTCACTGCTATTGGGTTTTGCTTTTCTCCTTCCTCCGGAATCCGGGGAAAGAATTGGGTTTTGTACCACGATCCTTCTCTCTATCGTTGTCTATCTGACCATCATCCAAGACCAACTGCCCGAAGCTTCGGAGCCTAATGTATCCATTCTGGGGTACATTCTCGTCAGCTACGTATCAAGCGGAGCGATTTTAGTAGTATTCATTATCATAAGTTTGCGCATTCATAACTGCCAAAGCAATAAGCCGGTTCCCCAATGCATTACCCGGCTCGTCCTATGTTGTCGCAGGAGGCAAACAGCTTTAGATGTAGTGGAACCCATTGAATCCAAATCTGGAAACCGTATTGACGATGAGGACTTCGCGGTCACCTGGACTGAAGTTGGAAGATGTTTCGACAAGATGTGTTTTATCACCTCCATTGTACAATTTATAGCGACCCTTACAACTTTTATGTCTTTGACCTCCCCATAG
- the LOC125666735 gene encoding neuronal acetylcholine receptor subunit beta-3-like: MDLLFWGIFVKYLIAKLVCAYTLTDEHNLQSALLTGYNKDLRPGIDRTYPFSVNASFALFSIKEFDLNIGKFTITGVFQLTWYDERLSWSPASYNQTNATSISQSKLWLPNFINTNPFEDVIGLGSDLISIRVLSSGLCNWYAIQAFEVICGADVTKYPFDTQYCELKFFIWGYDPQEIDVNFISSTVILTLYQENGIWEITDSATHTYVNVYGYEEIIVGFQLKRRTAYYISSLILPMISIQLLLGFVFLLPVESGERLGFSTTILLSIVVYLTIIQEMLPEASEPNVSMLSYILVSYVVSGSFLVVLVIINLRIQNCPCSNVVPQCIARLVIFCRKRKHNADAVEPVDSKSIMDFDGDENDKVTWIEVGRCFDIICFLISLIQFTITGITYMALVNP, from the coding sequence ATGGATTTACTGTTTTGGGGAATATTCGTGAAATACTTGATAGCGAAATTGGTGTGCGCTTATACTTTAACAGATGAACATAATTTGCAAAGTGCTTTACTGACTGGCTATAACAAAGACTTGCGACCAGGGATTGACAGAACATATCCTTTTAGTGTAAACGCATCGTTTGCTCTTTTCTCAATCAAGGAGTTCGATCTAAACATAGGGAAGTTTACCATTACAGGCGTATTTCAGTTAACTTGGTATGACGAGAGGCTTTCATGGAGTCCGGCCAGCTACAACCAAACAAACGCAACATCGATATCACAGAGTAAGCTATGGCTTCCCAATTTCATCAATACAAATCCTTTCGAAGATGTGATTGGATTGGGAAGTGATTTGATATCGATTAGAGTGTTATCCTCTGGACTTTGTAATTGGTATGCTATCCAAGCGTTTGAGGTCATTTGTGGTGCTGACGTCACCAAGTATCCATTTGATACACAGTATTGCGAATTGAAATTCTTTATTTGGGGGTATGATCCACAAGAAATTGACGTGAATTTCATATCGTCCACGGTTATTTTGACTTTATATCAAGAAAACGGCATATGGGAAATCACGGACTCTGCAACCCACACGTATGTAAACGTGTACGGCTATGAGGAAATCATTGTTGGATTTCAGCTGAAACGAAGAACAGCATATTATATCTCTAGCCTGATTTTGCCAATGATCTCCATTCAGCTGCTGTTGGGCTTCGTTTTTCTCCTACCCGTGGAATCCGGTGAGAGGTTGGGATTTTCCACTACAATCCTCCTGTCGATCGTCGTCTATCTGACAATAATTCAAGAAATGTTGCCCGAAGCTTCAGAACCGAACGTGAGCATGTTGAGTTACATCCTGGTTAGCTATGTGGTAAGCGGATCATTTCTTGTGGTACTTGTTATCATAAATCTGCGAATACAAAACTGTCCCTGCAGCAATGTAGTCCCACAATGCATTGCCCGGCTGGTTATATTTTGTCGCAAGAGAAAACACAATGCAGACGCAGTTGAACCCGTTGATTCAAAGTCTATCATGGACTTTGATGGAGATGAAAATGATAAAGTGACCTGGATTGAAGTTGGAAGGTGTTTTGATATAATATGCTTTCTGATTTCGCTCATTCAGTTTACAATTACAGGAATAACTTACATGGCTTTGGTTAATCCTTAG